A stretch of Acidimicrobiales bacterium DNA encodes these proteins:
- a CDS encoding multifunctional oxoglutarate decarboxylase/oxoglutarate dehydrogenase thiamine pyrophosphate-binding subunit/dihydrolipoyllysine-residue succinyltransferase subunit, with translation MATTDDPADLGPNAWLVDEMRARWEADPTSVDASWRGVFENGSNGTGTTAPPPPPPAPIEVAGNEVTRPTVAPIADWSAPTPTPPPTAAPEPETPSPAPTATPEPTAAPAPPQDAPPAAVPANAGEGNESNASPIRGAGARIVANMEASLGVPTATSFRQIPAKLLEVNRKVINGHLARKQTGKVSFTHLIGYAVVRAIADEMPAMNNTYEADADGKPLLVRNPHVGLGIAVDLEKSDGSRTLMVPCIKDADTLDFREFIDRYEALIRKVRDGKLSPDDFVGTTVSLTNPGTIGTLQSVPRLMAGQGLIVGVGSISFPTEFEAADPAKLADLGVSKVITVTSTYDHRIIQGAESGMFLKKVHELLLGEDDFYVDIFRALDVPYEAVKWRRDVNPVDRETSLLEKQAKVNQLINMHRVRGHLIADLDPLQVKEPTMHAELDPATYGLTIWDLDREFLTGTDTGIYAQVGGRPKMPLGDLLGVLRDAYCRTIGVEYMHIQDPVEKRWMQEQLEGADRTIDADEQRHVLSRLNAAEALETFLGTKYVGQKRFGIEGAESTIPLVDAVIGAAADAGLAEVIMGMAHRGRLNVLVNIVGKTYGELFNEFEGGSISQMTQGSGDVKYHLGQTGVFESRNGNTIPVELAANPSHLEAVDPVVVGMVRARMDSIPEGSDFDAYPVLPLLIHGDAAFAGQGVVAETLNLSQIRGYRVGGTVHVIINNQVGFTSTPDVARSSEYSTDVAKMIQAPIFHVNGDDPEACVRVARLAFAYRQQFNKDVVIDMICYRRHGHNEGDDPSYTLPEMYRRIDARPSVRAQYTTSLVKRGDLTPEEEEDALADFKARLQAALDSTREIPHDPDARAQPPVQPIGVLPHLRTSIDRVTVDRIYAALSSTPEGFTVHPKLGQQFDRRDEMFAAGEIDWALGEAMAMGSLLLEGTSIRLAGQDSRRGTFSHRHSTLVDYETGAEHVPLADLAGDDTELWIYDSLLSEYAALGFEYGYSVAKPEAMVIWEAQFGDFANGAQIIIDQFIVAAKDKWQQDSGLVLLLPHGFEGQGPEHSSARIERFLLLAAEDNMQICNATTAAQFFHLLRRQMLQHHRTPLVVFTPKSLLRAKQSRSPVSDLLSGTFEELLPDRSGIDPAEVRRLVLCSGKIAVDAETERDKRGAPVAIARVEQLYPWPFDAVAAELARYPNADEIMWLQEEPENMGAWNAIKGRLYERHERSHKIRRASRFESGSPACGSIKVHAQEQAELLDRALSVDDPT, from the coding sequence GTGGCTACCACCGATGACCCTGCCGATCTGGGCCCCAACGCCTGGCTCGTCGACGAGATGCGCGCCCGGTGGGAAGCCGACCCCACGTCGGTGGACGCGAGCTGGCGCGGTGTCTTCGAGAACGGCAGCAACGGCACCGGGACCACCGCCCCACCACCCCCTCCCCCCGCGCCGATCGAGGTCGCCGGCAACGAGGTGACCAGGCCCACCGTCGCCCCCATCGCCGACTGGTCCGCCCCGACGCCGACCCCGCCACCGACTGCCGCCCCGGAGCCCGAGACCCCCAGCCCCGCGCCGACTGCCACCCCGGAGCCCACGGCGGCCCCCGCGCCGCCGCAGGACGCACCACCTGCCGCGGTTCCGGCGAATGCCGGCGAAGGCAACGAAAGCAACGCCTCCCCCATCCGGGGCGCCGGCGCCCGGATCGTGGCGAACATGGAGGCCTCCCTCGGCGTCCCGACGGCCACCTCGTTCCGGCAGATCCCCGCGAAGCTGCTGGAGGTCAACCGGAAGGTCATCAACGGGCACCTGGCTCGCAAGCAGACGGGCAAGGTGAGCTTCACCCACTTGATCGGCTACGCCGTCGTGCGGGCGATCGCGGACGAGATGCCGGCGATGAACAACACCTACGAGGCCGATGCGGACGGCAAGCCCCTGCTCGTCCGCAACCCCCACGTGGGTCTGGGAATCGCGGTCGATCTCGAGAAGTCCGACGGCTCGCGGACACTGATGGTGCCGTGCATCAAGGATGCCGACACGCTCGACTTCCGGGAGTTCATCGACCGCTACGAAGCGCTGATCCGCAAGGTCCGCGACGGCAAGCTGTCTCCGGACGACTTCGTCGGGACGACCGTGAGCCTCACGAACCCGGGCACGATCGGCACGCTCCAGAGCGTCCCCCGGCTGATGGCCGGCCAGGGACTGATCGTCGGCGTCGGGTCGATCTCGTTCCCGACGGAGTTCGAGGCGGCCGATCCCGCGAAGCTCGCCGATCTCGGCGTGTCGAAGGTGATCACGGTCACCTCGACCTACGACCACCGGATCATCCAGGGCGCCGAGTCCGGCATGTTCCTCAAGAAGGTCCACGAGCTGCTGCTGGGGGAGGACGACTTCTACGTCGACATCTTCCGCGCTCTCGACGTGCCCTACGAGGCGGTCAAGTGGCGCCGCGACGTCAACCCGGTGGACCGCGAGACGTCGCTGCTGGAGAAGCAGGCCAAGGTCAACCAGCTGATCAACATGCATCGCGTGCGCGGCCATCTGATCGCGGATCTCGATCCGCTCCAGGTCAAGGAACCGACGATGCACGCGGAGCTCGATCCCGCCACCTACGGCCTCACGATCTGGGACCTCGACCGCGAGTTCCTCACCGGCACCGACACCGGCATCTACGCCCAGGTGGGCGGTCGACCGAAGATGCCCCTGGGGGACCTGCTCGGCGTGCTTCGTGACGCCTACTGCCGCACGATCGGCGTCGAGTACATGCACATCCAGGATCCGGTGGAGAAGCGCTGGATGCAGGAACAGCTCGAGGGCGCCGACCGCACGATCGACGCCGACGAACAGCGCCATGTCCTCTCCCGACTGAACGCGGCGGAGGCGCTGGAGACGTTCCTCGGCACGAAGTACGTGGGCCAGAAGCGCTTCGGCATCGAAGGGGCCGAGAGCACGATCCCGTTGGTGGACGCGGTGATCGGCGCCGCGGCCGACGCGGGCCTCGCCGAGGTCATCATGGGCATGGCCCACCGCGGCCGGCTGAACGTGCTCGTCAACATCGTCGGGAAGACCTACGGCGAGCTGTTCAACGAGTTCGAGGGCGGCTCGATCAGCCAGATGACCCAGGGCTCGGGCGACGTGAAGTACCACCTCGGCCAGACGGGCGTGTTCGAGAGCCGCAACGGCAACACCATCCCGGTGGAGCTGGCCGCCAACCCGTCCCACCTCGAGGCGGTCGACCCGGTGGTGGTCGGCATGGTCCGCGCCCGCATGGACTCGATCCCGGAGGGATCCGATTTCGACGCGTACCCCGTGCTCCCCCTGTTGATCCACGGCGACGCGGCCTTCGCCGGTCAGGGCGTCGTGGCGGAGACGCTCAACCTGTCGCAGATCCGTGGCTATCGCGTCGGTGGCACCGTCCACGTCATCATCAACAACCAGGTCGGCTTCACGAGCACCCCGGACGTCGCCCGGTCCTCGGAGTACTCGACCGACGTCGCCAAGATGATCCAGGCGCCGATCTTCCACGTGAACGGCGACGATCCCGAAGCCTGTGTCCGGGTCGCCCGGCTCGCCTTCGCGTATCGCCAGCAGTTCAACAAGGACGTCGTGATCGACATGATCTGCTACCGACGCCACGGTCACAACGAAGGCGACGACCCGAGCTACACCCTCCCGGAGATGTACCGCCGCATCGACGCCCGCCCGTCCGTGCGCGCCCAGTACACGACGTCACTCGTGAAGCGGGGTGACCTCACGCCGGAAGAGGAGGAGGACGCGCTGGCCGACTTCAAGGCGCGTCTGCAGGCCGCGCTCGACAGCACGCGCGAGATCCCCCACGACCCCGACGCGCGGGCCCAGCCCCCGGTGCAACCGATCGGTGTGCTGCCCCACCTGCGCACGTCGATCGATCGGGTCACCGTCGACCGGATCTACGCCGCCCTCTCCTCGACCCCGGAGGGGTTCACCGTCCATCCGAAACTCGGCCAGCAGTTCGACCGGCGCGACGAGATGTTCGCCGCCGGTGAGATCGACTGGGCGCTCGGCGAGGCGATGGCCATGGGGTCGCTGCTGCTCGAGGGCACCTCGATCCGCCTCGCCGGCCAGGACTCGCGGCGCGGCACGTTCAGCCATCGCCACTCCACGCTCGTGGACTACGAGACCGGCGCCGAGCACGTGCCCCTCGCCGACCTCGCGGGCGACGACACCGAGCTGTGGATCTACGACTCGCTCCTCAGCGAGTACGCCGCGCTCGGATTCGAATACGGCTATTCGGTCGCGAAACCCGAGGCGATGGTCATCTGGGAGGCCCAGTTCGGCGACTTCGCCAACGGCGCGCAGATCATCATCGATCAGTTCATCGTCGCCGCGAAGGACAAATGGCAACAGGACTCCGGTCTCGTCCTCCTGCTCCCCCACGGCTTCGAAGGACAGGGACCCGAGCACTCGTCGGCCCGCATCGAGCGGTTCCTGCTGCTCGCGGCCGAGGACAACATGCAGATCTGCAACGCCACCACGGCCGCCCAGTTCTTCCACCTGCTGCGCCGCCAGATGCTCCAACACCATCGCACGCCGCTCGTCGTGTTCACGCCGAAGTCGTTGCTACGGGCCAAGCAGAGCCGTTCCCCGGTCAGCGACCTGCTGTCCGGCACGTTCGAGGAGCTGCTGCCGGATCGGTCCGGGATCGACCCGGCCGAGGTCCGTCGTCTCGTGTTGTGCAGCGGCAAGATCGCGGTCGACGCGGAGACCGAGCGCGACAAGCGGGGCGCGCCGGTCGCGATCGCCCGGGTGGAGCAGCTCTATCCCTGGCCCTTCGACGCCGTGGCCGCCGAGCTGGCCCGCTATCCGAACGCGGACGAGATCATGTGGCTCCAGGAGGAGCCGGAGAACATGGGCGCGTGGAATGCGATCAAGGGCCGGCTCTACGAGCGCCACGAACGCTCGCACAAGATCCGCCGAGCGAGCCGATTCGAGTCCGGCTCACCGGCATGCGGCAGCATCAAGGTGCACGCCCAGGAGCAGGCCGAGCTGCTCGACCGGGCCCTGAGCGTCGACGACCCGACCTGA
- a CDS encoding SatD family protein — MDSVEEPHRGYAAVLVDVVGSRDHPDRAALQRAVQTAADRANAAAPGLDPLTATVGDELQATYAGVMDAIAAVARLRLELIGMVDVRASIGWGSIEIHDPARTPFGQDGPAWWAARAALERLSDGTVRWEGRLAVAYADPVSSSTDGVGGLPPPRPLDARSVDLVRSHLILLDHALAGLDRVEARILLGDLEGRPTDEIAAEVGISASGVSQRRRRNNLRALAAAVDALHSPS; from the coding sequence ATGGACTCTGTGGAGGAACCGCACCGCGGCTATGCCGCCGTCCTCGTCGATGTCGTCGGCTCGCGGGATCACCCGGATCGCGCCGCGCTCCAGCGGGCGGTGCAGACGGCGGCGGATCGGGCGAACGCCGCTGCGCCGGGCCTCGACCCACTCACGGCGACGGTGGGAGACGAACTCCAGGCCACCTATGCGGGGGTCATGGATGCGATCGCGGCTGTCGCGCGCTTGCGGCTCGAGCTGATCGGCATGGTGGACGTCCGTGCGTCCATCGGTTGGGGAAGCATTGAGATCCACGACCCGGCCCGTACGCCGTTCGGCCAGGACGGACCGGCCTGGTGGGCGGCCCGCGCCGCACTCGAACGGCTGTCCGACGGGACGGTCCGATGGGAGGGCCGCCTCGCCGTCGCCTACGCCGACCCGGTGTCGTCGTCGACGGACGGGGTTGGCGGGCTCCCGCCGCCGCGGCCGCTCGATGCCCGATCCGTCGATCTCGTTCGCAGCCACCTCATCCTGCTCGACCACGCGCTCGCCGGACTCGACCGGGTCGAGGCCCGCATCCTGCTCGGTGATCTGGAGGGTCGGCCGACCGACGAGATCGCCGCCGAGGTGGGGATCAGTGCGAGCGGTGTGTCCCAACGGCGTCGTCGGAACAATCTCCGCGCCCTCGCCGCCGCCGTCGACGCGCTACACAGTCCGTCATGA